A region from the Geobacter benzoatilyticus genome encodes:
- a CDS encoding flagellar FlbD family protein has product MIKLTRLDGSEFLVNPDLIEAVEETPDTHITLLNGKKYLVLEKAPAIVDKIVTFKALVLHRANPGKAKKYLFRKKMTIYRLFCPLGD; this is encoded by the coding sequence ATGATCAAGCTGACACGTCTCGATGGAAGCGAATTTCTGGTTAATCCCGACCTGATTGAGGCCGTCGAAGAAACTCCCGACACCCACATCACCCTCCTAAACGGCAAGAAGTATCTCGTACTGGAGAAGGCCCCCGCAATCGTCGACAAGATCGTCACGTTCAAGGCGCTCGTACTGCACCGCGCCAATCCGGGCAAAGCCAAAAAATACCTTTTCCGCAAGAAGATGACGATCTACCGTCTCTTTTGCCCTCTTGGGGACTGA
- a CDS encoding flagellar protein FlaG, translating to MNVELTSVARTLPGGTTAVEAVNPRQAEGRDKEAAAKVELPKMAVKKLSPAEQEERTKAAAEKINEFIESFTRDIQFTIDKDSERVVLKVVDRKSGDVIRQIPSEEALEIAKALDELKGLIIKEKV from the coding sequence ATGAACGTTGAACTTACCAGTGTTGCCAGGACATTGCCGGGCGGAACAACTGCTGTGGAGGCAGTTAACCCCCGTCAGGCAGAAGGGCGAGACAAGGAAGCCGCGGCAAAGGTCGAGTTGCCGAAAATGGCCGTGAAGAAGCTGTCTCCGGCCGAGCAGGAAGAGCGGACGAAAGCAGCGGCCGAAAAGATCAACGAATTCATCGAGTCATTTACCCGTGATATCCAGTTCACCATTGACAAGGATTCCGAGCGGGTGGTGCTGAAGGTTGTTGATCGCAAGAGCGGTGACGTGATCAGGCAGATTCCGTCTGAAGAAGCTCTGGAAATCGCAAAGGCACTTGATGAGCTTAAAGGGTTGATTATCAAGGAAAAAGTCTAG
- a CDS encoding HDOD domain-containing protein, with the protein MNKELETLIMSAVDLPTIPVVATKVIELIEQEDVTIEKLATAVSSDPAVAARILKLSNSAYYGCQRQINTLSAAIMLLGFKTLKSLVIAASMKQLSRRFGLTEKMLWEHSVGAAFAGRVIASQGRFINEETGFLVGLFHDLGKTIMSNRDPQKFQGVMMRCYNEGIQFSEAEKSVYPYSHAEVGALVIRKWNFPESLSTAIMYHHQFGSAPITDQYDLFLTATVSLANKFCEKLGIGDREADEDLDLIHSPEAMLLGFTPESLGNAIETFCQTFEENKSFFLND; encoded by the coding sequence ATGAACAAAGAACTCGAAACCCTTATCATGTCCGCCGTCGACCTCCCAACGATCCCGGTGGTGGCCACCAAAGTCATAGAGTTGATCGAGCAGGAAGATGTAACTATCGAAAAACTGGCCACCGCGGTCTCCTCCGACCCGGCGGTGGCGGCGCGCATCCTCAAGCTCTCCAACTCGGCCTACTACGGGTGCCAGCGGCAGATCAACACCCTCTCCGCCGCCATCATGCTCCTGGGCTTCAAGACCCTGAAGAGCCTCGTCATCGCCGCATCCATGAAACAGCTCAGCAGGCGTTTCGGGCTCACGGAGAAAATGCTCTGGGAACACTCCGTAGGTGCGGCCTTTGCGGGGCGGGTCATCGCCTCCCAGGGAAGGTTCATCAACGAGGAGACAGGCTTTCTGGTGGGACTTTTCCACGACCTGGGCAAGACCATCATGAGCAACCGCGACCCCCAGAAGTTCCAGGGGGTGATGATGCGCTGCTACAACGAGGGAATCCAGTTCTCCGAAGCGGAAAAGAGTGTCTACCCCTATTCCCATGCCGAAGTGGGTGCCCTGGTCATCAGAAAGTGGAACTTCCCCGAGTCCCTCTCCACCGCCATAATGTATCACCACCAGTTCGGGAGCGCCCCCATCACCGACCAGTATGACCTCTTCCTCACCGCCACGGTAAGTCTCGCCAACAAGTTCTGTGAAAAGTTAGGCATCGGCGATAGAGAAGCCGACGAAGACCTTGACCTGATACACTCGCCGGAGGCTATGCTACTGGGGTTCACTCCGGAATCCCTGGGAAATGCCATTGAAACGTTCTGTCAGACGTTTGAGGAGAACAAGAGTTTCTTCCTGAACGACTAG
- the yihA gene encoding ribosome biogenesis GTP-binding protein YihA/YsxC: MNITNAEFVTSGTRPAHFPPAEFPEVAFAGRSNVGKSSLINILVNRKSLVRTSSTPGRTQLINFFLVNGSLMLVDLPGYGFAKVPLAVKKEWGPMVETYLSTRTNLGCVVLILDVRRIPTEEDQLMLQWLRAYNVPVLVVVTKCDKVSKNERARQAAVIARTMGLSSDEMAFFSALSKEGRDVVWAKIEAILAANRDEQEESDE, from the coding sequence GTGAACATCACAAACGCTGAATTCGTAACGAGCGGCACCAGGCCGGCCCATTTTCCCCCCGCGGAGTTCCCGGAAGTGGCCTTTGCCGGCCGCTCTAATGTCGGAAAATCGTCACTCATCAATATTCTTGTCAACCGGAAGAGCCTGGTGCGAACCAGTTCCACTCCCGGACGGACCCAGCTCATCAACTTTTTTCTGGTCAACGGGAGCCTCATGCTGGTTGACCTGCCGGGCTACGGTTTTGCCAAGGTCCCCCTTGCCGTGAAGAAAGAATGGGGTCCCATGGTGGAGACCTACCTCTCCACCCGCACCAACCTGGGGTGTGTGGTGCTCATTCTCGATGTCCGCCGGATTCCAACGGAGGAGGACCAGCTGATGCTCCAGTGGCTGAGGGCCTACAACGTGCCGGTGCTCGTGGTGGTTACCAAGTGCGACAAGGTTTCCAAGAACGAACGTGCCCGGCAGGCGGCCGTCATAGCACGGACCATGGGACTTTCCAGTGACGAGATGGCCTTTTTCTCCGCCCTCTCGAAAGAGGGGCGCGACGTGGTATGGGCGAAGATCGAGGCGATTCTGGCCGCGAACCGGGATGAGCAGGAAGAGTCCGACGAGTGA
- the cobU gene encoding bifunctional adenosylcobinamide kinase/adenosylcobinamide-phosphate guanylyltransferase: MAPVIFITGGARSGKSRLAERLAGSFGMPLGYVATGAAGDGEMAARIARHRQRRGDAWTTIEEPMELAAALRENDGRFAAVLVDCITLWLTNLLLAYDDSTRCLDQVKELTAVFPHLATPIILVSNEVGMGIVPENRLARRFRDLAGEANEMIAAAADEVHVTFSGIPLRLK, from the coding sequence ATGGCGCCAGTGATTTTCATAACGGGTGGAGCCCGCAGCGGCAAGAGCCGCTTGGCGGAGCGGCTTGCCGGCAGTTTCGGGATGCCTCTGGGATATGTTGCCACCGGTGCCGCCGGCGATGGGGAGATGGCGGCGCGGATTGCCCGTCACCGGCAGCGGCGCGGCGACGCCTGGACCACTATCGAAGAGCCGATGGAGCTTGCCGCCGCGCTGCGGGAAAACGATGGCCGCTTTGCCGCGGTTCTCGTGGATTGCATCACCCTGTGGCTCACCAACCTGCTCCTCGCGTACGACGATTCGACCCGATGCCTGGATCAGGTCAAGGAATTGACAGCGGTTTTCCCGCACCTTGCGACCCCCATAATCCTCGTCTCCAACGAGGTGGGGATGGGGATAGTTCCCGAGAACCGGCTGGCCCGCCGGTTTCGGGACCTGGCCGGCGAGGCCAACGAGATGATAGCCGCAGCGGCCGACGAGGTGCATGTGACCTTTAGCGGGATACCGCTGCGACTTAAGTAG
- the cobT gene encoding nicotinate-nucleotide--dimethylbenzimidazole phosphoribosyltransferase — protein MTILNETLSNIRPVDAGIMAKAQARLDNKTKPVGSLGRLEEFARRYAAMTGTPDPVLGKKVIFTFAADHGVVEEGVSAFPKEVTVQMVLNFLNGGAGINVLSRHVGAEVRVVDMGVDHEFGEVPGLIGRKVARGTRNFAKGPAMTREEAIAALEVGIELANGCRAQGVTMAGTGEMGIANTTAASAIIAAFSGCTVADVTHRGTGINDGALNHKIKIIEQALAVNRPDPKDPIDVLAKVGGLEIAGIAGLVLGCAANRMPVVVDGFISTSGALIACELCPAVKEYLFAAHESVEIGHRFMLERIGAEPILDLQLRLGEGTGAALAMGLVEAGVKILKEMATFAEAGVAEGEY, from the coding sequence ATGACCATTCTGAACGAGACCCTGTCAAATATCCGTCCCGTGGACGCCGGCATTATGGCAAAGGCCCAGGCCCGGCTCGACAACAAGACTAAACCTGTCGGCTCCCTTGGCCGTCTGGAAGAGTTTGCCCGGCGCTATGCGGCCATGACCGGAACGCCCGATCCGGTTCTGGGGAAGAAGGTGATTTTTACCTTCGCTGCCGACCACGGCGTTGTGGAGGAGGGGGTATCCGCTTTTCCAAAGGAAGTGACGGTTCAGATGGTCCTCAACTTCCTGAACGGCGGGGCCGGCATAAACGTTCTCTCCAGGCATGTTGGGGCGGAAGTGCGGGTGGTTGACATGGGGGTTGATCACGAGTTCGGCGAAGTCCCCGGCCTCATCGGCCGCAAGGTGGCCCGGGGGACCCGCAACTTCGCCAAGGGGCCGGCCATGACACGGGAGGAGGCGATTGCCGCCCTGGAGGTCGGCATCGAGCTGGCTAACGGGTGCCGTGCCCAGGGGGTTACCATGGCCGGAACCGGCGAGATGGGGATTGCCAATACGACGGCGGCCTCGGCCATTATCGCCGCCTTTTCCGGCTGTACCGTCGCCGACGTGACCCACCGGGGAACCGGCATCAACGACGGGGCACTGAACCACAAAATCAAGATTATCGAGCAGGCCCTGGCCGTGAACCGCCCCGATCCGAAAGACCCCATCGACGTTCTGGCTAAAGTCGGCGGGCTTGAGATTGCCGGTATCGCGGGGCTAGTCCTTGGCTGTGCCGCCAACCGGATGCCGGTGGTGGTTGACGGATTCATCTCCACATCGGGCGCTCTTATCGCTTGCGAGCTTTGCCCCGCGGTCAAGGAGTACCTTTTCGCGGCCCACGAGTCGGTGGAAATCGGCCATCGGTTCATGCTGGAGCGGATTGGGGCGGAGCCGATTCTTGACCTCCAGTTGCGCCTCGGCGAGGGGACCGGAGCGGCCCTGGCCATGGGGCTCGTTGAAGCGGGAGTGAAGATCCTGAAAGAGATGGCCACCTTTGCGGAGGCGGGCGTGGCGGAAGGGGAATATTGA
- the cobS gene encoding adenosylcobinamide-GDP ribazoletransferase, whose product MRLYFIAFQFLTIIPLPFTPRWRENDLGRSMAFFPLVGLTIGGLLAGTDFLLGAYLPRSVADLLLVALLAGVTGALHHDGLADVCDGLAARGPRERFLEVMKDSRVGAVGVVGIVLGLLLKYQALLAIPPEVKRQALFFFPAVARFAQVQMTVGSRRARQDGLGAACIAGAGGTQLLAAGAMTLAIAYLFFGIAGIGCWAVLSLFTAGVRAWSHRRLGGITGDVIGCASELNEIACLLIIVGMNKMQGN is encoded by the coding sequence TTGAGACTCTATTTTATCGCATTTCAATTCCTGACCATTATCCCGCTTCCATTCACCCCAAGGTGGAGGGAGAACGACCTGGGGCGCTCCATGGCGTTCTTTCCCTTGGTGGGGCTCACCATTGGGGGGCTCCTGGCCGGGACCGACTTTCTCCTTGGGGCGTATCTGCCGCGATCGGTGGCGGATCTCCTGCTGGTGGCGCTTCTGGCGGGGGTGACCGGGGCACTGCACCACGACGGGCTTGCCGATGTCTGCGATGGGCTGGCGGCCAGGGGGCCCCGGGAGCGCTTCCTCGAAGTGATGAAGGATTCCCGTGTCGGCGCCGTGGGGGTGGTGGGTATCGTCCTGGGGCTCCTGCTCAAGTACCAGGCCCTGCTGGCCATCCCTCCCGAGGTCAAGCGCCAAGCGCTGTTCTTCTTTCCGGCCGTGGCCCGTTTCGCCCAGGTGCAGATGACCGTGGGATCCCGGCGGGCGCGGCAGGATGGATTGGGCGCCGCCTGCATTGCCGGGGCCGGGGGGACGCAGCTTCTGGCGGCAGGGGCCATGACCCTGGCCATTGCGTATCTTTTCTTCGGCATTGCCGGGATCGGCTGCTGGGCAGTGCTTTCCCTCTTCACGGCGGGGGTCCGGGCCTGGTCCCACCGGCGCCTGGGCGGCATTACCGGCGACGTCATCGGTTGTGCCAGCGAGCTTAACGAGATTGCCTGCCTCCTCATTATCGTGGGCATGAATAAAATGCAGGGAAATTGA
- the cobC gene encoding alpha-ribazole phosphatase, with protein MTPKTRIHLIRHGEVEGAGPVRRYNGHTDVGLSDRGRSQYHAIKERFTGVPITAIYSSDLTRCAWGAEVLGAHLGLTPERKPELREMGVGIWEGKSWPELMEQYPDQWRARLDDIVNYRVPGGENVLDVHHRVMPVISDIVERHRGEDVLVVAHGGVNRIILLNAIGAPLSSLFAIEQTYCCLNVIDYFSDGNTVVKLVNG; from the coding sequence ATGACACCAAAAACGCGAATACATCTCATCCGTCACGGAGAAGTTGAAGGGGCCGGGCCCGTGCGGCGCTACAACGGCCATACCGACGTGGGGCTGTCGGACCGCGGGCGGAGCCAGTACCATGCCATCAAGGAACGTTTCACCGGCGTGCCCATAACCGCAATCTATTCCAGTGACCTCACCCGCTGCGCCTGGGGTGCCGAGGTTCTCGGCGCTCATCTGGGGCTTACCCCGGAGCGCAAACCGGAATTGCGTGAAATGGGCGTGGGGATCTGGGAGGGGAAGAGCTGGCCGGAGCTCATGGAGCAGTACCCGGACCAGTGGCGGGCACGGCTCGATGACATCGTCAACTATCGGGTTCCCGGGGGGGAGAACGTCCTCGATGTGCACCACCGGGTAATGCCGGTCATCAGCGATATCGTGGAGCGCCACCGGGGGGAGGATGTTCTCGTGGTGGCCCATGGGGGGGTGAACCGGATTATCCTCCTGAATGCCATCGGAGCCCCGTTGAGCAGTCTCTTCGCCATCGAGCAGACCTATTGCTGCCTGAATGTCATCGACTATTTTTCCGATGGCAATACAGTGGTGAAGCTCGTTAACGGCTGA